Proteins found in one Labrenzia sp. VG12 genomic segment:
- the miaB gene encoding tRNA (N6-isopentenyl adenosine(37)-C2)-methylthiotransferase MiaB, with protein sequence MTSRPEDQIAVTPSDETPGAKGNQRKVFVRTYGCQMNVYDSERMTDVLAPEGFETTEDLEDADLVILNTCHIREKAAEKVYSELGRIRKVKEERAKSGKDMMVGVAGCVAQAEGEEISRRAPIVDMVVGPQSYHQLPSLLEKARQGKKVVETEFDIDAKFDHLSERVEKPALKRAPSAFLTVQEGCDKFCTFCVVPYTRGAEVSRSVQQIVEEAERMAAAGVREVTLLGQNVNAYHGEAADGSTWGLGRLLRRLADIDGLDRLRYTTSHPRDMDDDLIAAHAELKSLMPYLHLPVQSGSDKILKAMNRRHTRDDYFRLLDRIRAAAPDLALSGDFIVGFPGETDQDFEDTMDLIRRVEYGSAFSFKYSQRPGTPGATMEDQVPEDVKSARLAELQALVSAQQKAFNASRLGMVCDVLLEKTGRNPGQLVGKSPWLQPVQLDAPESLIGTIQAVEIVDIGSNSLFGRLNAGQDTTDTAGAAAALESQAG encoded by the coding sequence ATGACAAGCCGCCCGGAAGACCAAATTGCCGTGACCCCATCTGACGAGACGCCAGGTGCCAAGGGCAACCAGCGCAAGGTGTTCGTGCGCACCTATGGCTGCCAGATGAATGTTTACGACAGCGAGCGCATGACCGATGTTCTGGCGCCGGAAGGGTTCGAGACCACCGAGGACCTGGAAGACGCGGACCTTGTCATCCTGAACACCTGTCACATTCGTGAAAAGGCCGCCGAAAAGGTCTATTCGGAGCTTGGCCGGATCCGCAAGGTGAAGGAAGAGCGGGCGAAATCAGGCAAGGACATGATGGTGGGCGTGGCCGGCTGCGTGGCCCAGGCCGAGGGCGAGGAAATATCCCGCCGGGCGCCGATCGTCGACATGGTCGTCGGCCCGCAAAGCTATCACCAGCTGCCGTCGTTGCTGGAAAAGGCGCGCCAGGGCAAGAAGGTCGTCGAGACCGAGTTCGACATCGACGCCAAATTCGACCACCTGTCGGAACGGGTTGAAAAGCCGGCTTTGAAACGTGCCCCTTCTGCATTTCTGACGGTTCAGGAAGGCTGCGACAAGTTCTGCACCTTCTGCGTCGTCCCCTATACGCGCGGTGCGGAAGTGTCCCGCTCTGTTCAGCAGATCGTCGAAGAAGCCGAACGCATGGCGGCGGCAGGCGTGCGCGAAGTCACGCTGCTTGGTCAGAATGTCAACGCCTATCACGGCGAGGCTGCGGATGGGTCGACCTGGGGACTTGGCCGGTTGCTGCGCCGTCTGGCAGACATCGACGGCCTGGACCGGCTGCGCTACACCACAAGCCATCCGCGCGACATGGATGATGATCTCATCGCCGCCCATGCGGAGCTGAAAAGCCTGATGCCCTATCTGCACCTGCCGGTGCAGTCGGGATCGGACAAGATCCTGAAGGCCATGAATCGTCGTCATACCCGTGACGATTACTTCCGTCTGCTCGACCGCATTCGCGCCGCTGCCCCGGACCTCGCCCTCTCCGGCGATTTCATTGTCGGTTTCCCGGGCGAAACGGACCAGGATTTCGAAGACACGATGGATCTGATCCGCCGCGTGGAATACGGCTCCGCCTTCTCCTTCAAGTACAGTCAACGTCCGGGCACTCCCGGCGCGACCATGGAGGACCAGGTGCCAGAAGACGTGAAATCCGCCCGTCTTGCGGAGCTGCAGGCGCTTGTCAGCGCGCAGCAGAAAGCGTTCAACGCGTCGCGGCTTGGCATGGTCTGTGATGTCCTTCTGGAAAAGACAGGTCGCAATCCGGGTCAGCTGGTCGGTAAATCGCCCTGGTTGCAGCCCGTCCAGCTGGACGCTCCGGAAAGCCTGATCGGCACCATACAAGCGGTGGAAATCGTTGACATCGGGTCCAATTCGCTGTTCGGACGGCTGAATGCGGGGCAAGATACTACTGACACGGCCGGAGCCGCGGCGGCTCTCGAAAGCCAGGCCGGTTGA
- a CDS encoding PhoH family protein: MTHIVLAFEDNRLIGDLFGQFDQNLALIEQRLGVDAIARGNQVTLKGSQAGCAQARTALEGLYQRLLQGHEIHPGDVDGALRMAAAAEAQLPLPTLEPKSRLAFAQIATRRKTIVARTPTQDAYIRAMDRADLIFGTGPAGTGKTFLAVAYAAALLERGDVARLILSRPAVEAGERLGFLPGEMKDKVDPYLRPIYDALYEMMPAEKVDRGLQSGMIEVAPLAFMRGRTLSNAVVLLDEAQNTTSMQMKMFLTRLGEGSKMIVTGDPSQIDLPSGQKSGLREALGLLTDIQDVSHIRFTETDVVRHELVGRIVTAYDNASREEAVARERRFNERQRNTDLEETTPRGRERAVS, encoded by the coding sequence ATGACCCATATCGTCCTTGCCTTTGAAGACAACCGGCTGATTGGTGACCTGTTCGGTCAGTTCGATCAGAACCTGGCGCTGATCGAGCAGCGCCTGGGGGTCGATGCCATCGCCCGCGGCAACCAGGTCACGCTGAAAGGGTCCCAGGCCGGCTGCGCCCAGGCGCGGACCGCGCTGGAAGGTCTTTATCAGCGTCTTCTGCAAGGTCATGAGATTCACCCGGGCGACGTGGACGGCGCCCTGCGTATGGCCGCCGCCGCCGAGGCCCAGTTGCCATTGCCGACGCTCGAGCCGAAGTCCCGGCTGGCCTTCGCCCAGATCGCAACGCGCCGCAAGACGATAGTTGCGCGCACACCGACCCAGGACGCCTATATCCGGGCCATGGACCGCGCGGATCTCATTTTCGGCACCGGTCCTGCCGGGACCGGCAAGACCTTCCTGGCCGTGGCCTATGCCGCAGCGCTTCTGGAACGTGGAGACGTTGCGCGGCTGATCCTGTCGCGGCCGGCAGTGGAAGCCGGTGAGCGCCTCGGCTTTCTGCCGGGTGAGATGAAGGACAAGGTCGATCCGTATCTGCGGCCGATCTATGACGCGCTTTACGAGATGATGCCGGCGGAGAAGGTCGATCGTGGCCTGCAGTCCGGCATGATCGAGGTCGCGCCGCTCGCCTTCATGCGCGGTCGGACGCTATCAAATGCGGTCGTTCTGCTTGATGAAGCACAGAACACAACCTCCATGCAGATGAAGATGTTCCTGACCCGCCTTGGCGAGGGATCGAAGATGATCGTCACCGGCGATCCGAGCCAGATCGACCTGCCGTCCGGCCAGAAATCCGGTCTGCGGGAAGCGCTTGGCCTGCTGACCGACATTCAGGACGTGTCTCACATCCGTTTCACGGAAACGGACGTTGTCCGTCACGAACTGGTCGGCCGGATCGTCACCGCCTATGACAATGCCTCGCGTGAAGAGGCTGTCGCCCGGGAGCGGCGGTTCAACGAGCGCCAGCGCAACACGGATCTCGAGGAGACGACACCTCGTGGCCGTGAAAGAGCAGTGTCGTAG
- the ybeY gene encoding rRNA maturation RNase YbeY, whose amino-acid sequence MPDILPDGFQIDLSIEAGNWDEAVLMVLSERAISAAFGIADLEVMENTEVSLLFTDDTAIRKLNAQWREKDKPTNVLSFPGSDPDGDVYGPLLGDIVFAYETVVREAEDMGIDFSDHLSHLIVHGLLHLFDYDHQENDEAELMESLEKAILASIGIEDPYADRPLVADEH is encoded by the coding sequence ATGCCTGACATCCTGCCCGACGGCTTCCAGATCGATCTCTCTATCGAAGCCGGAAACTGGGACGAGGCCGTCTTGATGGTGCTTTCGGAGCGTGCCATCTCTGCAGCCTTTGGCATTGCCGACCTGGAAGTGATGGAGAACACCGAGGTTTCGCTGCTTTTTACAGACGACACCGCCATCCGGAAGCTGAATGCACAGTGGCGCGAGAAGGACAAGCCGACGAACGTTCTCTCCTTTCCCGGATCCGATCCGGACGGCGACGTATACGGCCCGCTTCTGGGGGACATCGTGTTTGCCTATGAAACCGTTGTCCGCGAAGCAGAGGATATGGGAATTGATTTCTCCGATCACCTTTCCCATTTGATTGTTCATGGATTGCTTCATCTTTTCGACTATGATCATCAGGAAAATGATGAAGCAGAACTGATGGAAAGCCTTGAGAAAGCCATATTGGCCTCTATAGGCATAGAAGACCCTTATGCGGACCGGCCCCTTGTGGCGGACGAGCATTAA
- a CDS encoding CBS domain-containing protein, whose amino-acid sequence MMSAVEPQSPASGEKAAEPGQSQDGEDPQQTKPQRSAAFLNQLKRVLRLGRQSSSLRENLEDELAREGGDAAFSPEERMLLGNILRLRELRVDDVMIPRADIDAVDLDTSLSRVMELFQKSGHSRMPVYEETLDDPRGMVHIKDLMAFIAERGASRRPATAVENAADATELQPGSHNGAARNGHNQPDLDLSCVDLSVTLEETDLVRNLLFVPPSMPATDLMTKMKADRIQMALVIDEYGGTDGLVSLEDLVEEVVGDIEDEHDEDEEAMLVADGEGVWIADPRLPLEDLDTVLGTRLTGGEISEDVDTLGGLLYVTVGRVPVRGELLFVPEEVPGFEFEVLDADPRRIKRLKIRRRRTEVRPQELRRRTKRPEPAAQGDAKQDPEVPSAKVAASGGNG is encoded by the coding sequence ATGATGAGCGCAGTTGAACCGCAAAGTCCGGCAAGTGGCGAAAAAGCCGCTGAACCCGGACAATCCCAGGACGGGGAAGACCCGCAACAGACGAAGCCGCAGCGATCTGCGGCGTTTCTGAACCAGCTCAAACGTGTGCTGCGCTTGGGGCGACAATCGTCGAGCCTGCGTGAAAATCTCGAGGACGAACTCGCCCGCGAAGGCGGCGATGCCGCGTTTTCTCCCGAAGAGCGCATGTTGCTTGGCAACATTCTGAGACTTCGTGAACTCAGGGTGGATGACGTCATGATCCCGCGGGCTGACATTGACGCGGTCGATCTGGACACCAGTCTCAGCCGGGTGATGGAGCTCTTTCAAAAAAGCGGCCATTCCCGCATGCCGGTCTATGAGGAAACTCTGGACGACCCGCGTGGCATGGTTCACATCAAGGACTTGATGGCCTTCATCGCCGAAAGGGGTGCGTCCCGCCGGCCTGCAACTGCTGTGGAAAACGCGGCCGATGCAACCGAATTGCAACCAGGCTCTCACAACGGCGCGGCCCGCAACGGCCACAACCAGCCGGATCTGGATCTGTCCTGTGTTGACCTGTCGGTGACGCTGGAGGAGACCGATCTGGTCAGAAACCTCCTGTTCGTGCCCCCATCGATGCCGGCAACCGATCTGATGACCAAGATGAAGGCCGATCGGATCCAGATGGCGCTTGTCATCGATGAATATGGCGGCACGGACGGACTGGTATCTCTGGAAGACCTTGTCGAGGAAGTCGTCGGCGACATTGAAGACGAACACGACGAAGACGAGGAAGCCATGCTCGTCGCGGACGGGGAAGGGGTCTGGATCGCCGATCCGCGTCTGCCATTGGAAGATCTCGACACGGTGCTCGGGACGCGCCTGACAGGTGGTGAGATTTCGGAAGACGTCGATACGTTGGGCGGTCTGCTTTATGTCACGGTCGGTCGTGTGCCGGTGCGCGGCGAGTTGCTGTTCGTCCCGGAAGAGGTTCCTGGTTTCGAGTTTGAAGTCCTGGATGCAGACCCGAGGCGCATCAAGCGTCTCAAGATCCGGCGCCGTCGCACTGAAGTGCGGCCACAGGAACTGCGCCGGCGGACAAAACGGCCGGAGCCGGCGGCGCAGGGCGATGCAAAGCAAGACCCGGAAGTGCCCTCAGCCAAGGTCGCAGCATCTGGCGGAAATGGCTGA
- the lnt gene encoding apolipoprotein N-acyltransferase, translated as MHWLSHRLSVLPNTFLLAWGWQRRVLCVLCGALTALSLPPLEASFVLLLSFPGLVWLLDGALEPGSTWREKLRRGFAIGWMFGVGYFLAGLWWIGAAFLVEADRFAWLMPLAVLAMPLGLALFTGLGVALAALFWSDRFRRVLLLAACLTLADWVRGHVLTGFPWNSFGYGIARFEVLSQTASLVGLYGLSFLAVALASTPALLADVRPLGQRLKAVGSAVFVLCAMAVFGMVRLWQPAPPATDLDIRIVQPAIAQEDKWRPDLRDEIFQTLLDMSEAPLGGAARVGQKRLIVWPESAVPFLLTQEPGALFRIGKALGSSSELVTGAVRSEPGAVGTSYYNSVYVLGSDGTVQGIYDKVRLVPFGEYVPFKPLLETLGITNLAGPLEGFEAGYQPRVLSVSESFSFLPMICYEAIFPGLPGDAAGQPSFLLNVTNDAWFGQTPGPYQHFSQARLRAIETGLPLIRAANTGISAIIDGRGSVVARLGVFETGLIDGRLPQRIGNTLYSITGDLPVLIVSIILVVFASIRQYNRDSRKN; from the coding sequence ATGCACTGGTTGTCACACCGCCTGTCGGTCCTGCCAAACACTTTCCTGTTGGCTTGGGGCTGGCAGCGACGGGTCCTGTGTGTGCTCTGCGGGGCGCTGACCGCCCTGTCGCTACCGCCCCTGGAAGCATCTTTTGTTCTGCTGTTGAGTTTTCCCGGTCTCGTCTGGCTGCTGGACGGTGCTCTCGAACCCGGCTCCACCTGGCGTGAAAAGCTGCGTCGCGGATTTGCGATCGGCTGGATGTTCGGCGTCGGCTATTTTCTGGCCGGCCTGTGGTGGATTGGCGCGGCTTTCCTTGTCGAAGCCGATCGGTTTGCCTGGCTGATGCCGCTCGCCGTTCTGGCCATGCCGCTGGGCCTTGCCCTTTTCACGGGCCTGGGGGTGGCGCTGGCTGCCCTGTTCTGGTCGGACCGGTTTCGACGGGTCCTGCTTCTCGCAGCCTGCCTGACGTTGGCGGACTGGGTGCGTGGTCACGTGTTGACAGGGTTTCCCTGGAACAGCTTCGGATATGGGATCGCACGGTTCGAGGTTTTGTCTCAAACCGCCAGTCTTGTCGGTCTTTATGGCCTCAGCTTTCTGGCCGTCGCACTTGCCTCCACCCCTGCCCTTCTCGCGGATGTCAGGCCGTTGGGCCAGCGTTTGAAGGCGGTCGGCAGCGCTGTCTTCGTTCTGTGCGCGATGGCGGTCTTTGGCATGGTGCGGCTTTGGCAGCCCGCCCCGCCGGCAACCGACCTCGATATACGGATCGTACAGCCGGCCATCGCCCAGGAGGACAAGTGGCGGCCTGACCTGAGAGATGAGATTTTTCAGACCTTGCTGGACATGTCGGAGGCTCCCCTGGGCGGAGCGGCGCGTGTCGGCCAGAAGCGACTGATCGTCTGGCCGGAATCGGCGGTGCCCTTCCTGCTGACGCAGGAGCCGGGCGCCTTGTTTCGCATCGGCAAGGCGCTTGGCAGTTCTTCAGAACTCGTCACCGGAGCCGTGCGCAGCGAGCCCGGGGCGGTTGGGACGTCCTATTACAACAGTGTCTATGTTCTGGGCAGTGACGGCACGGTGCAGGGGATCTACGACAAGGTTCGTCTGGTTCCCTTCGGTGAATACGTTCCTTTTAAACCATTGCTGGAAACGCTTGGCATTACAAACCTGGCGGGTCCTCTGGAAGGGTTTGAGGCCGGTTATCAGCCGCGTGTGCTGAGCGTCTCTGAAAGTTTTAGTTTTCTACCCATGATCTGCTACGAGGCAATTTTTCCGGGCCTGCCTGGTGATGCCGCAGGTCAGCCGTCCTTTCTTCTGAACGTGACAAATGATGCCTGGTTTGGGCAAACGCCGGGTCCCTATCAGCATTTCAGTCAGGCCCGCCTCAGGGCCATCGAGACGGGATTGCCGTTGATCAGGGCCGCAAACACCGGCATTTCCGCGATTATTGACGGCCGAGGCTCCGTTGTTGCGCGCCTTGGTGTTTTTGAAACGGGACTGATCGACGGTCGGCTTCCGCAGAGGATAGGCAATACTCTCTACAGCATTACAGGCGATCTGCCTGTGCTGATTGTTTCGATAATCCTTGTAGTATTTGCCAGTATTAGGCAATACAACCGCGATTCGCGCAAAAATTGA
- a CDS encoding helix-turn-helix domain-containing protein produces MPSKKSPNPIDIHVGSRVRLRRMMLGMSQEKLGEALGITFQQIQKYEKGTNRIGASRLQHIATILKVPVSFFFEDAPGTPEEAEGFGETQPTSYVVDFLSSSEGLSLNKAFVRIEDPKVRRRIVDLVRSLAGDE; encoded by the coding sequence ATGCCCAGTAAAAAGTCACCGAATCCAATTGACATTCACGTCGGCAGCCGCGTGCGGTTGCGGCGCATGATGCTCGGCATGAGTCAGGAAAAGCTCGGCGAAGCCCTGGGCATCACCTTCCAGCAGATCCAGAAATACGAAAAAGGCACCAATCGCATCGGTGCCAGCCGGCTGCAGCACATCGCGACGATCCTCAAGGTGCCGGTCTCCTTCTTCTTCGAAGATGCGCCGGGAACCCCTGAAGAAGCAGAAGGATTTGGCGAAACCCAGCCGACGTCCTACGTCGTCGACTTCCTCTCGTCCTCTGAAGGCCTGTCCCTGAACAAGGCGTTTGTGCGCATTGAAGACCCAAAGGTCCGTCGCCGTATCGTCGACCTTGTGCGTTCCCTGGCCGGAGACGAGTGA
- the metK gene encoding methionine adenosyltransferase: MARQNYLFTSESVSEGHPDKVCDRISDAVVDAYLREMPEARVACETLATTNRIVIAGETRGPANITNEYLAHLARMAIKDIGYEQDGFHWENCDIAVHLHAQSAHIAQGVDAGGNKDEGAGDQGIMFGYACRETEELMPAPILYSHKILRLLAEARKSGKEPVLGPDAKSQVTVRYEDGKPVAATSIVLSTQHLDPALTSEDVRKIVAPYITDALPDGWITDETVWHVNPTGAFVIGGPDGDAGLTGRKIIVDTYGGAAPHGGGAFSGKDPTKVDRSAAYAARYLAKNVVAADLADRCTIQLSYAIGVSDPLSVYVDLHGTGRCDEAKLESALRDVMGLSPRGIREHLKLNNPIYERTAAYGHFGREPDADGGFTWEKIDLVDELRPLAG, encoded by the coding sequence ATGGCACGTCAGAATTACCTGTTCACATCCGAGTCCGTTTCCGAAGGGCACCCGGATAAAGTTTGCGACCGCATCTCCGACGCTGTGGTTGATGCTTATCTTCGCGAGATGCCGGAAGCGCGTGTTGCCTGTGAAACGCTGGCAACCACCAACCGCATCGTCATTGCCGGCGAAACCCGCGGCCCGGCCAATATCACAAATGAATATCTCGCCCATCTTGCCCGCATGGCCATCAAGGACATCGGTTATGAGCAGGACGGGTTCCATTGGGAGAACTGCGACATCGCGGTTCACCTGCATGCCCAGTCCGCGCACATCGCACAGGGCGTGGATGCCGGCGGCAACAAGGATGAAGGTGCCGGCGACCAGGGCATCATGTTCGGCTATGCCTGCCGCGAAACCGAAGAGCTGATGCCGGCTCCGATTCTCTATTCTCACAAGATTCTGCGCCTGCTCGCCGAAGCCCGCAAATCCGGCAAGGAGCCGGTGCTCGGCCCCGACGCAAAGAGCCAGGTTACCGTCCGCTATGAAGACGGCAAGCCGGTCGCGGCCACATCGATCGTGCTGTCGACCCAGCACCTCGATCCGGCCCTGACCTCCGAAGACGTTCGCAAGATCGTCGCGCCCTACATCACCGATGCGCTGCCGGACGGCTGGATCACCGACGAGACCGTGTGGCACGTCAACCCAACCGGCGCCTTTGTCATCGGTGGTCCGGACGGCGATGCCGGCCTGACCGGCCGCAAGATCATCGTCGACACCTATGGCGGTGCTGCGCCCCATGGCGGCGGTGCCTTCTCCGGCAAGGACCCGACCAAGGTGGACCGCTCTGCAGCCTATGCTGCACGCTATCTCGCGAAAAACGTCGTTGCTGCGGATCTTGCCGACCGCTGTACGATCCAGCTCAGTTACGCGATCGGCGTTTCCGACCCGCTGTCGGTTTATGTCGACCTGCACGGCACGGGCCGCTGCGACGAAGCCAAGCTGGAATCAGCGCTGCGCGACGTCATGGGCCTGAGCCCGCGCGGCATCCGCGAGCACCTGAAGCTCAACAATCCGATCTACGAGCGTACCGCTGCCTATGGCCACTTCGGCCGTGAGCCGGACGCCGACGGTGGTTTCACCTGGGAAAAGATCGACCTGGTTGACGAGCTGCGCCCGCTTGCGGGATAA
- a CDS encoding tRNA (guanosine(46)-N(7))-methyltransferase TrmB, with protein sequence MTDRYEGSFFGRRKGKPLSPRREALMETELPRLGLDLTVPAPADLKDLFEAEVETVCLEVGFGGGEHLLHRARSSPKVGFIGIEPFVGSMAKAVTAVVEEELTNVRLYDDDAVNVLDWLPEAGLDLAYQLYPDPWPKKRHWKRRFINEQNLDRYARAIRPGCEFRFASDIDTYIDWTLRHCRAHAAFEWMAETASDWKTPWEGWPGTRYEAKAIREGRIGRYLTFRRV encoded by the coding sequence ATGACTGACCGTTACGAAGGTTCCTTTTTCGGCCGCCGCAAGGGCAAGCCGCTCAGCCCGCGCCGCGAAGCGCTGATGGAAACAGAATTGCCGCGTCTCGGCCTGGACCTGACTGTTCCCGCGCCGGCGGATCTCAAAGACCTGTTCGAGGCCGAGGTCGAGACCGTTTGCCTGGAAGTCGGCTTTGGTGGCGGCGAGCATCTGCTGCACCGGGCAAGGTCCTCTCCCAAGGTCGGGTTCATCGGCATCGAGCCTTTTGTCGGCAGCATGGCCAAGGCGGTGACCGCCGTCGTCGAGGAAGAGCTCACGAATGTGCGCCTCTACGACGATGATGCGGTCAACGTGCTCGACTGGCTGCCCGAGGCAGGCCTCGATCTCGCCTATCAGCTCTATCCGGACCCCTGGCCCAAGAAACGTCACTGGAAGCGGCGGTTCATCAACGAGCAGAACCTGGACCGCTACGCCCGGGCGATCAGACCGGGGTGTGAATTCCGGTTTGCCAGTGACATCGACACCTATATCGACTGGACACTGCGCCATTGCCGTGCGCATGCCGCGTTCGAGTGGATGGCGGAAACCGCTTCGGACTGGAAGACGCCCTGGGAGGGGTGGCCCGGAACACGATATGAAGCCAAGGCAATCCGGGAGGGGCGCATCGGCCGCTACCTGACCTTCAGGCGGGTCTGA
- the rimP gene encoding ribosome maturation factor RimP, which produces MSAHEPRIVTEQGLDARVAAIVEPVIEDLGYRLVRTKISAANGCTLQIMAERPDGTMTVEDCETISRAVSPALDVEDPINRAYHLEVSSPGIDRPLVRAGDFNRWAGHELKVEMTVMQDGRKRFRGTLLGAEDGTAKLRLPDVKEGEDDTVDLPLNDIGEARLVLTDDLITAALQAEKAALAVRESEDELLQDNKPN; this is translated from the coding sequence GTGAGCGCACACGAACCGAGAATTGTGACGGAACAGGGCCTTGACGCCCGTGTTGCCGCGATTGTGGAGCCGGTCATCGAGGACCTCGGCTACCGGCTTGTGCGTACGAAGATCAGCGCGGCAAACGGCTGCACGCTGCAGATCATGGCAGAACGTCCCGATGGCACCATGACCGTCGAGGACTGTGAAACGATTTCGCGGGCGGTCTCTCCGGCGCTTGACGTTGAGGATCCGATCAACCGGGCGTATCATCTGGAAGTTTCCTCTCCCGGGATTGACCGACCGCTGGTGCGCGCCGGCGACTTCAACCGTTGGGCAGGCCACGAGCTGAAGGTCGAGATGACCGTCATGCAGGATGGCCGCAAGCGGTTCCGGGGTACCTTGCTTGGCGCGGAAGACGGCACGGCGAAACTGCGCCTGCCGGACGTCAAGGAAGGTGAAGACGACACCGTCGACCTGCCTCTTAACGATATTGGCGAAGCCAGGCTGGTCTTGACGGACGATTTGATTACCGCAGCTCTTCAGGCGGAAAAGGCGGCTCTAGCCGTGCGCGAAAGCGAGGATGAGCTGCTGCAGGACAACAAGCCCAACTGA
- the nusA gene encoding transcription termination factor NusA — MAISANRLELLQIADAVAREKSIDRMIVINAMEDAIQKAARSRYGTETEVRAEINPKTGEIRLQRLLQVVEHVENISTEISLTDAQARNPEAGLGDFIAEPLPPLDFGRIAAQSAKQVIVQKVREAERDRQYEEFKDRVGEVINGVVKRAEYGNVIVDLGRGEGIVRRDELIPREIFRTGDRIRAFIYDVRREQRGPQIFLSRTHPQFMAKLFAQEVPEIYDGVIEIKSVARDPGSRAKIAVISKDSSIDPVGACVGMRGSRVQAVVGELQGEKIDIIPWNDEAATFIVNALQPAEVAKVVLDEDAERIEVVVPDDQLSLAIGRRGQNVRLASQLTGWAIDIMTEQEESERRQKEFLDRSQLFMEALNVDEMVGQLLATEGFTSVEEVAYVEIEEISMIEGFDDDTAVEIQARARDYLSELEAKLDEERIELGVSDDLRSIDGLTTAMLVALGKDDIKSMEDLAGCAADDLVGWTERKDGETKRFEGALSDFDMSRAEAENVVMAARLAAGWITEEELAAQAAELEGDEDDVEVVEVAEEEAPAGAILNG; from the coding sequence ATGGCAATCAGCGCGAACCGGCTGGAACTGCTGCAAATCGCTGACGCGGTCGCACGCGAGAAATCGATCGACCGGATGATCGTCATCAACGCGATGGAAGACGCGATCCAGAAAGCGGCCCGCTCCCGCTATGGTACGGAAACGGAAGTCCGGGCCGAGATCAATCCGAAAACCGGCGAGATCCGGCTGCAGCGCCTGTTACAGGTTGTCGAACACGTGGAAAACATCTCCACGGAGATTTCCCTGACCGACGCGCAGGCGCGCAACCCGGAAGCCGGTCTCGGCGACTTCATCGCAGAACCGCTGCCGCCGCTCGATTTTGGCCGTATTGCAGCCCAGTCTGCCAAGCAGGTCATCGTGCAGAAGGTGCGCGAAGCCGAGCGTGACCGCCAGTACGAAGAATTCAAGGATCGCGTCGGCGAAGTCATCAACGGTGTCGTCAAGCGCGCCGAATACGGCAATGTCATTGTCGATCTCGGCCGCGGCGAAGGCATCGTGCGCCGGGACGAGCTGATCCCGCGCGAAATCTTCCGCACCGGTGACCGCATCCGTGCCTTCATCTATGACGTGCGCCGCGAACAGCGCGGTCCGCAGATCTTTCTGTCGCGCACCCATCCGCAGTTCATGGCCAAGCTCTTTGCCCAGGAAGTTCCGGAAATCTATGACGGTGTCATCGAGATCAAATCTGTAGCCCGCGACCCGGGCTCCCGTGCAAAGATTGCCGTGATTTCCAAGGACAGCTCCATCGATCCGGTTGGTGCCTGTGTCGGTATGCGCGGCAGCCGCGTCCAGGCTGTTGTCGGCGAGCTGCAGGGCGAGAAGATCGACATCATTCCGTGGAACGACGAAGCCGCGACCTTCATCGTCAACGCGTTGCAGCCGGCCGAGGTTGCCAAGGTCGTTCTCGACGAGGATGCCGAGCGTATTGAAGTCGTCGTTCCGGACGACCAGCTGTCGCTTGCAATCGGCCGCCGTGGCCAGAACGTGCGTCTGGCGTCTCAGCTGACCGGCTGGGCCATCGACATCATGACCGAGCAGGAAGAATCCGAACGTCGTCAGAAGGAATTCCTGGACCGTTCGCAGTTGTTCATGGAAGCGCTCAACGTCGACGAGATGGTTGGTCAGCTGCTGGCGACCGAAGGCTTCACCTCGGTTGAGGAAGTCGCCTATGTCGAGATCGAGGAAATCTCGATGATCGAGGGCTTCGACGACGACACCGCTGTCGAGATCCAGGCCCGTGCCCGCGACTACCTGAGCGAACTGGAAGCGAAACTCGACGAGGAGCGCATCGAACTTGGCGTCTCCGACGATCTTCGCTCGATTGACGGGCTGACCACGGCTATGCTTGTGGCTCTCGGCAAGGACGACATAAAGTCGATGGAAGACCTGGCGGGCTGTGCAGCGGACGATCTTGTCGGCTGGACGGAGCGCAAGGACGGCGAGACCAAACGCTTTGAAGGGGCGCTGTCGGATTTCGACATGTCCCGCGCAGAGGCGGAAAATGTCGTGATGGCGGCCCGTCTGGCGGCTGGCTGGATCACGGAAGAAGAACTTGCCGCTCAGGCGGCCGAGCTGGAAGGTGACGAGGACGACGTCGAGGTCGTGGAAGTTGCCGAGGAAGAAGCGCCGGCTGGTGCGATCTTGAACGGATAA